From the genome of Bactrocera oleae isolate idBacOlea1 chromosome 2, idBacOlea1, whole genome shotgun sequence, one region includes:
- the eIF2D gene encoding eukaryotic translation initiation factor 2D: MFLKPYKLRSNAPLKGSESKRLRQRVEKAFPDSTTEQLSLVIPAKSAVTQLKLTTHGGTQTNVFCVDKLPMFFELESGELAPTLYALWLVPSLLPYFTTHREVLPKLSNGAELMLPGVVPKGTGMNMYGRYRQGQLMAVNLVSNESAVAVGYLPRSSDDLYMCGRQGVAVKMLHIFGDKLFGHEPTLIQQVPLKKAATLTKDDFPELGAKQDKKKKEGNDKLSLADIVAAAQMPDTPNRDATLPEVEKLEISSSVIDTETNQNISTEKNGIDGVVDSEAETTPEILLKNAFLAALKNNGKNLQLPLLTSNFYRLYVVPEASQPIDLKKTKYKKLSNFLNEMIDQGFIVVREESKGVDKITSIDLEHPEVVNFITDFKPPKQAADGELQDQPLFHSELTETCTVSDETAPFFAKMNFKRGEGIPPAQIKKVIREYISKHNLPKADATGDTIQLDATLEKICNSKSATVIQICSAITSKMDYGYQMCELKNVASKKPLITMSLATRSRNKKVTLISNVECYGIIVPEFIKLCKQGAAASTTVVKFPHQKCEQLQIQGNQVRFVYNLLTETYKVSPKCILGLELAKYDKKHKKK; encoded by the coding sequence ATGTTTCTTAAACCATATAAATTACGGAGTAATGCTCCATTAAAAGGTTCTGAATCAAAACGTTTGCGTCAACGAGTGGAAAAGGCATTTCCGGATTCAACGACCGAACAACTCAGTTTAGTGATACCAGCAAAGAGCGCCGTAACGCAGCTGAAATTGACAACGCATGGCGGCACGCAAACGAACGTTTTCTGTGTGGATAAGTTGCCCATGTTCTTCGAACTTGAGTCAGGCGAATTGGCACCGACCTTGTACGCTTTATGGCTCGTGCCGTCCTTGCTTCCTTACTTTACAACACACCGTGAAGTTTTGCCGAAACTTTCAAATGGCGCAGAACTAATGTTGCCTGGTGTAGTGCCCAAAGGTACTGGTATGAATATGTATGGGCGATATCGACAGGGACAATTAATGGCAGTCAATTTGGTTTCCAATGAGTCTGCTGTAGCAGTAGGTTATTTACCCAGATCTTCAGATGATTTGTATATGTGCGGTCGTCAAGGTGTAGCAGTGAAGATGCTGCATATATTTGGTGATAAATTGTTCGGACATGAACCCACATTAATACAACAAGTACCATTAAAAAAGGCGGCGACACTAACAAAAGACGATTTTCCAGAACTAGGTGCTAAGCAGGACAAAAAGAAAAAGGAAGGAAATGATAAGTTGTCGTTGGCGGATATTGTAGCGGCCGCTCAAATGCCTGACACACCTAATCGAGATGCAACACTTCCCGAAGtagaaaaattggaaatttcCAGTAGTGTAATAGACACGGAGACTAATCAGAATATATCCACAGAAAAAAATGGAATCGATGGAGTTGTGGATTCTGAAGCAGAAACAACGCCAgaaattttgctgaaaaatgCTTTCTTGGCCGCACTGAAAAATAATGGCAAAAATCTTCAATTGCCACTCTTGACCAGTAATTTCTACCGTTTATATGTTGTGCCGGAGGCTTCTCAACCTATTGACTTGAAGAAAACCAAATACAAAAAACTTTCGAATTTTCTTAACGAAATGATCGATCAAGGTTTTATTGTTGTACGCGAAGAATCTAAAGGTGTGGATAAAATTACATCCATAGACCTTGAACATCCGGAAGTGGTTAATTTTATAACCGATTTCAAACCTCCGAAACAAGCAGCAGATGGTGAACTACAAGATCAGCCACTATTTCATTCAGAATTGACAGAAACGTGTACTGTTTCGGATGAAACAGCGCCTTTCTTTGCTAAAATGAATTTTAAGCGCGGGGAAGGTATACCACCCGCACAAATCAAAAAGGTTATACGTGAATATATAAGCAAACATAATCTGCCAAAAGCTGATGCAACAGGCGATACTATACAGTTAGACGCAAcgcttgaaaaaatatgtaacagCAAATCTGCAACGGTCATTCAAATTTGCAGTGCCATCACTAGCAAAATGGATTACGGCTACCAAATGTGTGAGCTCAAGAATGTAGCATCCAAAAAGCCCCTCATAACAATGTCACTTGCAACTCGTTCTAGAAATAAGAAGGTTACGCTGATCAGCAACGTCGAGTGCTACGGCATTATCGTGCCAGAGTTTATTAAACTGTGTAAGCAAGGCGCGGCGGCCAGTACTACAGTTGTCAAATTCCCACATCAAAAGTGCGAACAACTGCAGATTCAAGGTAATCAGGTGCGCTTTGTTTACAACTTGTTGACCGAAACATACAAAGTCTCACCAAAATGTATATTAGGATTAGAACTGGCTAAATATGATAAGaaacacaagaaaaaataa
- the Pglym78 gene encoding phosphoglycerate mutase 2 produces MSGKYRIVMVRHGESEWNQKNQFCGWFDSALSDKGKAEAQAAGKAVKDAGLKFDVAHTSVLNRAIITLETILKESGQAGIPVNKSWRLNERHYGGLTGLNKAETAAKYGEEQVKIWRRSFDTPPPPMEPDHPYYDVIVKDPRYANGPSQEEFPKFESLKLTIQRTLPYWNDVIIPQLKEGKQIIIAAHGNSLRGIVKHLDNLSEDEIMALNLPTGIPFVYELDENFKPVVSMKFLGDEETVRKAIEAVAAQGKAK; encoded by the exons atgtctggAAAATACAGAATTGTTATGGTTCGACATGGTGAATCTGAGTGGAACCAAAAGAATCAATTCTGCGGCTGGTTTGATTCAGCTTTAAGTGATAAGGGAAAAGCTGAAGCGCAAGCTGCCGGAAAAGCTGTAAAAGATGCTGGCTTGAAATTTGATGTTGCACACACATCGGTTTTAAATCGTGCAATTATCACTTTGGAAACTATTCTGAAAGAAAGCGGTCAAGCGGGCATTCCGGTTAACAAGTCATGGCGTTTAAATGAACGTCACTACGGTGGACTAACTGGCTTGAACAAGGCTGAAACTGCCGCAAAGTACGGTGAGGAGCAGGTCAAAATCTGGCGCCGCAGCTTTGATACTCCACCACCACCAATGGAACCCGATCACCCATACTATGATGTCATTGTTAAGGATCCTCGTTATGCTAATGGCCCATCTCAAGAAGAATTCCCCAAATTCGAGTCACTTAAATTAACTATTCAACGTACACTGCCTTACTGGAATGACGTTATCATCCCACAATTGAAAGAAGGCAAGCAAATTATAATCGCTGCTCATGGTAACAGTCTGCGCGGTATTGTTAAGCATTTGGATA ATCTTTCTGAGGATGAGattatggcattaaatttgCCAACTGGCATTCCATTCGTTTACGAATTGGATGAAAACTTTAAACCCGTTGTTTCCATGAAATTCCTTGGTGACGAAGAAACCGTACGAAAAGCAATTGAGGCTGTTGCAGCTCAAGGCAAAGCCAAGTAA
- the LOC106618787 gene encoding uncharacterized protein: MESSISALAESNWKRVGGCELSQTLQTRITHEDIFIRPSLDQIIKNENAVLLKKGEYKDACDLLVRLKRLFYKIDSLSLVCTAPKLELFLGPLKEYAETLYGEIADDEDDNDGGEVFSYRYDIEVQKSGITELLLKLLTPTDDICIFGILIQMAPNPNGITTGIEINMENVQKMLNTGQKISPNAEKCMLFMQKAKQMQGMGNVQSSTTLLEQMKQALANREAPSLELEATLKTHIDNKFEQLERKITTHLNMVLSEQNKKLDKILQIMESGKLN; encoded by the exons ATGGAATCTTCAATAAGTGCGCTAGCGGAAAGTAATTGGAAAAGGGTTGGAGGCTGTGAACTATCACAAACCCTACAAACTAGAATAACCCATGAGGACATTTTCATAAG ACCTTCTTTGgatcaaattataaaaaatgagaATGCAGTTCTCCTTAAAAAAGGAGAATACAAGGATGCATGTGATCTCCTAGTTCGTTTGAAACgacttttttacaaaattgacTCCTTATCCTTAGTATGTACAGCTCCAAAACTCGAACTCTTTTTGGGACCACTTAAGGAATATGCAGAGACTTTGTACGGTGAAATTGCAGACGATGAGGATGATAATGATGGCGGTGAAGTGTTCTCATATCGCTATGATATTGAGGTGCAGAAATCAGGCATTACTGAGTTACTACTTAAG TTGCTGACACCGACTGATGATATCTGcatatttggtattttaatacaaatggcACCCAACCCCAATGGCATAACGACGGGAATAGAAATCAATATGGAAAATGTTCAAAAGATGCTAAACACGGGGCAGAAAATATCACCAAATGCTGAGAAATGCATGTTATTTATGCAAAAAGCCAAACAAATGCAGGGCATGGGAAATGTCCAATCTTCCACAACACTTTTAGAACAAATGAAGCAGGCGCTGGCTAACCGCGAAGCACCTTCATTGGAGCTCGAAGCTACATTAAAGACTCACATAGACAATAAGTTTGAACAATTAGAACGTAAGATTACTACACATTTAAATATGGTGCTGtcagaacaaaacaaaaaacttgataaaattttgcaaattatgGAAAGCGGAAAACTTAATTAA
- the LOC106618786 gene encoding phosphoglycerate mutase 2 has protein sequence MASRHPNVFSKLGIILTRQFSTAVGFSYAYKPWNRAYPTQMPTNVRQSHEPSKKCGKYKIVMVRHGESEWNKSNQFCGWYDSALSEKGLTEAKAAARALKEAGYKFDIAHTSLLCRAIITLDIILKEIGQTDIPICKTWRLNERHYGNLIGLNKAETAAKYGEKQVQIWRRSFATPPPPMEKDHPYYDNIVNDERYKDGPKKEEFPMFESLKLTIERTLPYWNETIVPQIKAGKLIIISAHGNSLRGIVKHLDNLSEDQIMALNLPTGIPFIYELNECLQPVVSMKFLGDEETVRKAMEAVAAQGKAK, from the exons ATGGCATCGCGGCACCCTAACGTTTTTAGTAAATTAGGAATAATTTTGACCAGGCAATTTAGCACTGCCGTTGGATTTTCCTATGCCTATAAGCCATGGAATCGTGCTTATCCCACACAGATGCCAACAAATGTGCGTCAATCACATGAACCTAGTAAAAAGTGTGGAAAGTATAAAATTGTGATGGTTCGTCATGGCGAATCAGAATGGAATAAAAGCAATCAGTTCTGTGGTTGGTATGACAGTGCGCTTAGTGAAAAGGGATTAACCGAGGCAAAGGCAGCAGCGAGAGCTTTAAAGGAGGCAGGCTATAAATTTGATATTGCTCACACATCCCTGCTTTGTAGGGCTATAATCACACTAGacataatattaaaagaaattggCCAAACGGATATTCCCATTTGTAAAACATGGCGTTTAAATGAACGACATTATGGTAACCTGATTGGATTAAATAAAGCCGAAACAGCTGCAAAATATGGAGAAAAGCAAGTACAAATATGGCGCAGAAGTTTTGCTACGCCACCTCCACCAATGGAAAAGGACCATCCGTATTACGATAATATTGTTAACGATGAACGTTATAAAGATGGCCCTAAAAAAGAGGAATTTCCCATGTTTGAATCACTGAAACTTACAATAGAGCGCACTCTACCCTATTGGAATGAAACAATAGTACCGCAAATAAAAGCAGGGAAATTGATAATTATTTCGGCACATGGAAATAGTCTGAGAGGCATTGTAAAGCATTTAGACA ATCTATCTGAAGATCAGATAATGGCTCTAAATTTACCCACTGGTATACCGTTTATTTACGAATTGAATGAATGCCTGCAGCCAGTTGTGTCCATGAAATTTTTAGGCGACGAAGAAACAGTCCGAAAAGCAATGGAGGCTGTTGCTGCGCAAGGAAAGGCCAAATAG